From Cannabis sativa cultivar Pink pepper isolate KNU-18-1 chromosome 8, ASM2916894v1, whole genome shotgun sequence, a single genomic window includes:
- the LOC115700611 gene encoding probable E3 ubiquitin-protein ligase XERICO, which translates to MGLSSLPAPSEGVLCVILVNTSLSLSIFKGLVRTFLQIVSIFLFSSSSSTPPPPSLSSPPSSADYRENHSESFEYSRNPSYTYIEEFRSRVPAIRYDSMCGCKEAEAGHDCSVCLSQFEPESEINHLACGHLFHQVCLEKWLDYWNTTCPLCRTPLMSEEDSTCFW; encoded by the coding sequence ATGGGTCTCTCAAGTCTACCAGCTCCATCCGAAGGAGTTCTGTGTGTAATTTTAGTAAACACATCACTTTCCCTCTCCATTTTTAAAGGCCTTGTTAGAACCTTCCTTCAAATAGTTAGTATCTtcctcttttcctcttcatcttCAACGCCACCACCGCCTTCATTGTCATCACCACCCTCATCAGCAGATTACAGGGAAAACCATTCAGAATCATTTGAATACAGCCGCAATCCGTCATACACTTACATTGAGGAGTTTCGAAGCCGAGTTCCGGCCATAAGATATGATTCTATGTGCGGCTGCAAGGAGGCAGAAGCAGGGCATGACTGCTCAGTTTGTCTCAGTCAGTTTGAACCTGAATCTGAGATAAATCACTTGGCTTGTGGCCATCTTTTTCACCAAGTATGCTTGGAGAAGTGGCTGGACTATTGGAACACCACATGCCCTCTTTGCAGGACTCCTTTAATGTCTGAAGAAGACTCTACTTGCTTTTGGTGA